A stretch of the Tardiphaga sp. 709 genome encodes the following:
- a CDS encoding glutathione S-transferase family protein, producing MNPTITAFERSPDRGRGLARDMRVRWALEEVGQPYDVRLLSFDEMKGPPHRARHPFGQIPTYEEGDLVLFESGAIVFRIAERHAGLLPDDANARARAVTWMFAALNTVEPPIVDLAIVTLLERDKTWYEQRLAMVKDRIRGRLGELSKYLGDADWLDGAFSAGDLLMVSVLLRLGASGLLDEYPNLSAYVVRGEARPAYKRAFAAQLAVFTAAAGS from the coding sequence ATGAACCCCACCATTACCGCCTTTGAACGGTCGCCCGATCGCGGCAGGGGATTGGCCCGGGACATGCGCGTTCGCTGGGCGCTCGAAGAAGTGGGGCAGCCTTACGACGTTCGACTTCTTTCGTTCGATGAGATGAAGGGACCCCCGCATCGGGCGCGTCATCCTTTCGGGCAGATTCCGACCTATGAAGAAGGCGATCTTGTCCTGTTCGAGTCAGGGGCGATTGTCTTCCGTATCGCAGAGCGCCATGCAGGCTTGCTGCCCGATGATGCGAACGCCCGGGCGCGGGCAGTTACATGGATGTTTGCCGCACTCAATACGGTCGAACCGCCGATCGTCGATCTCGCCATTGTCACGCTCCTGGAACGCGACAAGACCTGGTATGAGCAGCGTCTGGCGATGGTCAAAGACCGCATCCGCGGGCGGCTGGGCGAACTCTCCAAATACCTTGGCGATGCCGACTGGCTCGACGGCGCCTTCAGCGCCGGTGACCTGCTGATGGTGTCGGTGCTGCTCAGGCTGGGGGCGTCGGGTCTGTTGGATGAATATCCCAACCTCTCCGCCTATGTCGTCCGCGGCGAAGCCCGGCCGGCCTACAAGCGTGCTTTCGCTGCTCAATTGGCGGTTTTCACTGCTGCAGCGGGCAGTTGA
- a CDS encoding GlxA family transcriptional regulator codes for MKIGLVLCPSFQPICFGAVAAFDVANKQAGKKLYDMRILSEEGGLVASSSGMQVMTDAFGDESYDTLIVAAGLEIPTSSPGLVRLLRAAARDARRVAGICLGSFVLGDAGLLNGRRATTHWRYARALQDRFPSCRVDMDKIFLADGPIWTSAGMTAGTDLVVGIIERDHGSDVARSVAKGMVMYHRRSGGQSQHSTLLDLSANEDRVQRALNYARQNLAESLTIDDLARAASLSPRQFTRLFRSETGTTPAKAVEALRVEAAKLMLEQSRQPIEVIAREVGFANRERMRLAFARVHGEVPRAIRNEAGPLATL; via the coding sequence ATGAAGATTGGTCTGGTTCTTTGCCCGAGTTTTCAACCCATCTGCTTTGGGGCGGTCGCAGCGTTCGATGTGGCCAACAAGCAAGCTGGGAAGAAGCTGTACGACATGCGTATCCTCTCGGAGGAGGGAGGGCTGGTCGCCTCGTCGTCTGGTATGCAGGTTATGACGGACGCGTTCGGCGACGAGTCGTACGACACCTTGATCGTTGCTGCGGGCCTCGAGATTCCGACGTCGTCGCCCGGGCTGGTTCGGCTTCTTCGGGCGGCTGCCCGCGACGCAAGACGCGTCGCGGGCATCTGCCTGGGCTCGTTTGTTCTGGGAGATGCCGGACTGCTCAACGGCCGACGCGCCACGACGCATTGGCGCTATGCACGGGCGTTGCAGGACCGGTTTCCAAGCTGCCGTGTCGACATGGACAAGATCTTTCTCGCGGATGGTCCAATCTGGACGTCTGCCGGCATGACGGCGGGAACAGACCTCGTCGTCGGCATCATCGAGCGCGACCACGGCTCCGACGTCGCCCGTTCGGTCGCGAAGGGCATGGTCATGTACCATCGACGTTCCGGCGGGCAGTCCCAGCACTCGACCTTGCTCGATTTGAGCGCGAATGAGGATAGAGTCCAGCGCGCGCTGAACTACGCGCGCCAGAACCTCGCTGAAAGCCTGACGATTGACGATCTGGCGCGTGCTGCAAGCCTCAGTCCCCGGCAGTTCACCCGATTGTTCCGGTCGGAAACCGGCACGACGCCGGCGAAGGCGGTCGAAGCGCTACGGGTCGAAGCCGCGAAGTTGATGCTGGAGCAGAGCCGACAGCCAATCGAGGTGATCGCTCGCGAGGTGGGGTTCGCGAACAGGGAGCGGATGCGCCTGGCGTTTGCCCGTGTGCATGGCGAGGTTCCCAGAGCCATTCGGAACGAGGCCGGGCCGCTCGCCACGCTGTAG
- a CDS encoding TetR/AcrR family transcriptional regulator codes for MARPREFDTDAALDGAINVFSGHGYEGSSAQMLVDAMGIGRQSLYAAFGDKWELYCAAVRRYGMGECAAHIDALRSGPRAIDGIGAMLRRVVKTAGRPCLGVGSIYEFGVSQPDLQEINGLLAKSLRAAIAARVRDAQREGDVAGGLDPEATSEFLIANIAGIRVAGRGGAARGALTSLADMAMRALR; via the coding sequence ATGGCGAGACCACGGGAGTTTGACACAGACGCTGCACTCGACGGCGCGATCAATGTCTTTAGCGGGCATGGATATGAGGGCAGTTCGGCCCAGATGCTCGTCGATGCAATGGGGATCGGGCGACAGAGCCTTTACGCTGCCTTCGGCGACAAGTGGGAGCTCTATTGCGCGGCCGTGCGTCGCTATGGAATGGGCGAATGTGCTGCACATATCGACGCGCTCCGAAGCGGACCGCGCGCGATCGATGGCATCGGCGCGATGTTGCGCCGTGTCGTGAAAACAGCCGGTCGGCCGTGTCTTGGCGTTGGCTCGATCTATGAATTCGGCGTGTCCCAACCCGACCTTCAGGAGATCAACGGACTGCTGGCGAAGAGCTTGCGAGCTGCCATCGCAGCGCGCGTTCGCGATGCGCAGCGTGAAGGCGATGTCGCCGGCGGCCTCGACCCCGAAGCGACCTCGGAATTTCTGATCGCGAATATCGCCGGAATCCGCGTTGCCGGACGGGGCGGCGCTGCGCGCGGGGCTCTGACCAGCCTGGCCGACATGGCCATGAGGGCGCTGCGATAG
- a CDS encoding quinone oxidoreductase, protein MRAVVMTGTGDRAVLDYVERPAPLAGPGEALVEVVFAGVNFMDIGVRQGMAWTEIPNPKILGVEGVGRVLAIGDGVEDIRPGQRVAWVYAPGSYAERIAIPVTSLVPVPDAIDDRTAASVMMQGLTASHFATDFYPVQRGDIAFVHAAAGGVGLLLTQIIKLRGGHVIGRVSAQEKVAAAGEAGADHVIIDTEGRFAEETLRLTDGQGVHVIYDGSGPTTFQGSLDVLRRSGTFCWYGPVLGGPGPLDIMSLPKSIKIGYATFFDHIPTPELLRARSERLFNWIATGELKLHIGGEYRLADAAKAHADMENRKTTGKLLLVP, encoded by the coding sequence ATGAGAGCTGTTGTGATGACCGGAACGGGCGACCGCGCGGTGCTGGACTATGTCGAACGTCCGGCCCCTCTCGCTGGACCGGGCGAGGCGTTGGTCGAGGTTGTCTTTGCGGGGGTGAACTTCATGGACATCGGCGTGCGCCAGGGCATGGCCTGGACCGAGATTCCCAATCCCAAGATTCTTGGCGTTGAGGGTGTGGGACGTGTGCTGGCGATCGGAGATGGCGTCGAAGACATCAGGCCCGGCCAGCGGGTCGCCTGGGTTTATGCGCCGGGAAGTTATGCGGAGCGGATCGCGATCCCTGTCACGTCGCTGGTGCCGGTTCCTGACGCGATCGATGATCGCACCGCTGCGTCGGTGATGATGCAGGGTCTCACTGCCAGCCATTTCGCCACGGACTTCTATCCGGTGCAGCGCGGCGACATCGCCTTCGTCCATGCGGCGGCGGGCGGCGTGGGATTGCTGCTGACCCAGATCATCAAATTGCGCGGCGGCCATGTCATCGGACGTGTGTCGGCGCAGGAGAAGGTCGCTGCAGCCGGGGAGGCTGGCGCCGACCATGTGATCATCGATACTGAAGGCCGGTTCGCCGAGGAGACATTACGCCTGACCGATGGCCAGGGCGTGCACGTCATCTATGACGGCTCCGGGCCGACGACCTTCCAGGGCTCGCTCGATGTGCTGCGTCGGTCGGGCACGTTCTGCTGGTATGGCCCGGTGCTTGGTGGGCCGGGACCGCTCGATATCATGAGCCTGCCGAAGAGCATCAAGATCGGCTATGCGACCTTCTTCGATCATATCCCCACGCCCGAATTGCTGCGCGCGCGTTCGGAGCGGCTGTTCAACTGGATCGCGACGGGAGAGCTCAAGCTCCACATCGGCGGAGAGTACCGCCTAGCGGACGCAGCGAAGGCTCACGCTGACATGGAAAACCGCAAGACGACCGGCAAGCTGCTGCTGGTCCCATGA